The window ttcttccttctaAGTGAAACCCAGGGTTTTAGGATGAGGCTTCAAGCAGGAAGCCCTGAATTCCTGGTCTCATGGTGATTCTTGGTCTTTCCACAACCATGGGGACctcaatatttattgaacattcaTTCCACAACAAGGAAAGAGGAGCTTGGTCTTCCAGGCTGGGGGTTTGTTGATCATTGAAGTTCCAGGGAGGGATCAGAAGTGCTAATGAGTGAGGATTTCTAGTGCTCCCCTCTGTGGTCCTGATGCTCCAGACTAACAGAAGATAATGCTGACATCTCTGCTCCTGTTACAATGCCCCAGGCCTTCTgacctcctccttctcctctgtTTCTGCACACTGAGGACTCCTTTGGAACTTGTCTGTGGGTGAGATGTCACGAGCTCATAATCAGCCCCAGTGTGATTGGGGACTTTATTGTCCTAGTGCTGCTGAGAGTGCGTTGGTTGGACTCTGGTTGAGTGGAGGGTCCTGGAGGCTGCTTGGATGCTGAGCCCTCAGAGCCTGTGTTCCAAGTGTGCTCCCATGTGCTATGCCTGCTCTGGTGTGAGTCAGGTCCTCCTCTGTGATCATTCTTCTGTTGAATGtaattttagttcattttttcagttgcctgccatgatagttttcaacattcatcttttttgccagtttttgaattctgtatttttctgtctcattcccttccctccttgctTACCCTGACAGTAAATAATCTGATGTAGGCCACACGTGtgcattcatgtttaacatatttctatattagtcatgtgtgaaagaagaatcagaagtgaAGGTGGAAAACctatgaggaaaaggaaaatacatgaaacaagttttacaaaaggaaaataggatgttttggtctgcatttggaCTCTGTCATTTTTTCACTGGATATGAATGCCATTTTGCTTCACAGGTCTCCTAGAATAATCCTTGGCCACTAAACCTCTGCGAGGAGCTAGGTCCATCATAAGTGATCATCACACTGTGATGCTGGCAATtctacagtgttctggttctgctcacttcacccagtACCTGccagtttatgcaaatctttcgAGCCTTTTGTGTAGTATGTGACCCATGATTTCTTGGAGAACCGTAATATCCCATGTCATTCATATAGCACTGTTATCTAAGctattccccacttgatggatattccatcattttccaattctttgacccTACTAAAAGAGCCACCATAAATATTTTGGTCCACCACACGGCCCTACTTCCAGGGGTCTCCTGAGTCCAGACTTGGAGGAATAAATAGACATCTCAATCCAGAGAAcatttctctttgttctcctcatctcactttCCTGTGTAGTGGTGGCACTCTGAGGCTCCAGAGCAGGTGCTGTGAGTGAGTGTTTTGGGCATCCTGCCCCTGAACTAATAAAGCAGGGGAAGAGCATTGTTGCTAAGTGGTCAGGCTGATGGGCTTGCATGTGGCACAGTGTGGTTTGGAGAAAGATATGTCTGGACTTGGGTCAGTTCAAGGGTGGAgaagtgcatgtgtgtgtatggagTGCTGGTCGTTTAGTGATTATCTCAGGTAGCCTTCAgcctcccccctgccccccagtGTGATGGGTCCAGAATGGGCAAAAAGATCAAATGGGAGTCCAGCAAGATGAGTTGATGCAGTTTATTGTTAGGTGGGTTCCTGCATGGGGCTATCCCTGCACACTTTGAATGTAGCGAGAGACTGAGATCTGGTGGCAGTGCCAGGAGGGCACAGTTGAGCTGGGGGTGTGTGGAAGCGGGAGCCATGGCCGGTGTCAGCCATGGTTTTCCGGAACTTTGTGGGAGACCCTGACCTTGGCTGTTGGAGGTTGGTGGACTGACTGTCTTCCAGGGTGATTTTGGCCAGTTGTTTAGACTGGAGTTGTGGATGGACCCAGGAGGCCAGAGGATAGGATAGTAGTGTTTGAGAAGAACAAGTGGGCAGTGGTCAGCAGGAAGACTTTTGGCCGCAGGAGGTAGTGCAGCAGGCAGGTTTGCAGCAGACGGGCCGGCAGAGGAGGGACACAGTGGAGGTGGGGTGGCAGCAGGTGGAGGCCGGACAGCAGGACGGGGCGCAGCAGCAAGAGGAGGAGGACGTGGTGGTGCAGCAAGAGGGCTTACAGGAGAGGGGCACACAGCAGGGGGCCGGACTGCACACAGGCTGGCAGAGAAAGGAGATGCAGGAGGCTGGTTGGCAGCAGCTGGGCTGGCAGCAGCTGGAGGGCAGACAACAGGCTGTGGTCACACAGCAGCTGGGCTTGCAGCACACGGGCAGGGTCACGCAGCAGCTGGGCTGGCAGCAGAGAGGGGTGCAGCAGCAGGACTGCACCGCACAGGGAGAGGCAGTGCAGCTAGGGCCTTGGCAGCAGGGCTGTTGGCAGCAGGAAGACCCACAGCCAGAGGACTGGCAGCAAGACTGCTGGCAGCAGGCTGGTGAACAGGAGGAGGTGCAGGTGGCCTGGCAAGGGCTGGATCCAC is drawn from Macrotis lagotis isolate mMagLag1 chromosome 5, bilby.v1.9.chrom.fasta, whole genome shotgun sequence and contains these coding sequences:
- the LOC141490236 gene encoding uncharacterized protein LOC141490236, which codes for MAHTCFSRPSMPIASATSVCSSDVSCGNNVCLPNSYTGSSWQLDDCPESCSEPGCCEASCCPAPCCPPASCLTLGCRPVCCLPISCQSTCGSSPCQATCTSSCSPACCQQSCCQSSGCGSSCCQQPCCQGPSCTASPCAVQSCCCTPLCCQPSCCVTLPVCCKPSCCVTTACCLPSSCCQPSCCQPASCISFLCQPVCSPAPCCVPLSCKPSCCTTTSSSSCCCAPSCCPASTCCHPTSTVSLLCRPVCCKPACCTTSCGQKSSC